In Deinococcus psychrotolerans, a genomic segment contains:
- the xpt gene encoding xanthine phosphoribosyltransferase, whose amino-acid sequence MKTLVSAIQQHGVILPGGILKVDSLVNHQLLPELTREMGVRFAEYFRELKPNKVLTIEVSGIAPALITAIELGVPMVYARKKKPITMKEPSFTAQSVSRTKGGVVNLFVSSEFLGPDDRVIVIDDFLASGGTLRALASMIGSSGAELLGLGCVIEKNFEHGRENLADLGVPIHTLANILELSEAGGVVVVEGR is encoded by the coding sequence ATGAAAACCCTCGTCTCGGCCATTCAGCAGCACGGCGTCATCCTTCCCGGCGGCATTCTCAAAGTAGACAGCTTGGTCAACCACCAGCTCTTGCCGGAACTCACCCGCGAAATGGGTGTGCGCTTTGCCGAGTATTTCCGCGAGCTCAAGCCCAATAAAGTGCTGACCATCGAAGTCAGCGGCATCGCTCCGGCGCTGATCACGGCCATTGAACTCGGCGTGCCGATGGTCTACGCCCGCAAGAAAAAGCCGATCACCATGAAAGAGCCGTCGTTTACCGCGCAGTCGGTCAGCCGCACCAAAGGCGGGGTAGTGAATTTATTCGTATCCAGCGAGTTTTTGGGGCCAGATGACCGCGTGATCGTGATCGACGACTTTTTGGCCTCGGGCGGGACGCTACGGGCGCTGGCCAGCATGATTGGCTCTAGCGGCGCGGAGCTCCTCGGCCTCGGCTGCGTCATCGAAAAGAACTTCGAGCATGGCCGCGAAAACTTGGCGGATTTGGGCGTGCCGATTCACACGCTGGCCAATATCTTGGAACTCAGCGAGGCGGGCGGCGTGGTGGTCGTCGAAGGCCGCTGA
- a CDS encoding general stress protein, giving the protein MTMRPNPLLGDPTKSRVVIATYPDYLQAQRAVDYLSDQKFAVERTAIVGEGLKLVEQVTGRLDWTRALSLGMGQGATTGIFIGLVFAFLGFGGERSFLTLLIDGLLIGVMIGAVWGLLSYALSGGRRDFTSVGGMRADHYSVMADGEVAEQARDLLSGMPHESRGS; this is encoded by the coding sequence ATGACCATGCGCCCAAATCCGCTGCTCGGCGATCCCACCAAGAGCCGAGTCGTGATTGCCACCTATCCCGATTACTTGCAGGCGCAGCGGGCGGTGGATTACTTGTCAGATCAAAAGTTTGCCGTCGAGCGCACCGCCATCGTGGGTGAAGGGCTCAAGCTCGTGGAGCAGGTCACGGGCCGCCTCGACTGGACGCGGGCGCTGAGCCTCGGGATGGGTCAGGGCGCGACGACGGGCATTTTCATTGGTTTGGTGTTTGCCTTTTTGGGCTTCGGCGGCGAGCGCAGTTTCCTGACGCTGCTGATTGACGGCCTGCTCATCGGCGTGATGATCGGCGCGGTGTGGGGGCTGCTCAGCTACGCCCTCAGCGGCGGGCGGCGCGACTTTACCAGCGTCGGCGGAATGCGGGCCGATCACTACAGCGTCATGGCCGACGGCGAAGTGGCCGAGCAGGCGCGTGACCTGCTCTCGGGGATGCCGCACGAATCGCGTGGGTCTTAA
- a CDS encoding acyl-CoA carboxylase subunit beta yields the protein MSHSLELQELIAEMEQRRAVVEAGGGAAKQQKQRDAGKLTARERIDTLLDEGSFLELSTFTEHGGGALMRGVEAPGEGVITGSGSIGGRQVFVFSQDFTVLGGSLGKRNAQKVAKIMDLAAKTGCPIIGLNDSAGARIQEGVDSLSGYGEIFYRNATYSGVVPQISAILGPCAGGAVYSPALTDFILMSRGSSFMFITGPEVIKSVTREEVTFDQLGGADVHNRKSGVAHLEFDGDEAVLDGIRHLLQYLPQNARQKPPSRPTSDSSARQTTELLDIVTPDQRRPYAMHEVIHSLVDGGEFFEIQPLWAKNILCGFAHLGGEVVGIVANNPKVMAGTLNIDASDKAARFIRTCDCYNIPILTLVDVTGFLPGVAQEHAGIIRHGAKMLYAYAEASVPKITLITRKSYGGAYLAMNSRDMGADVVYAWPTAAVAVMGAEGAANIVYRREIQAAENPEAVRAEKIAEYKEAFDNPYVAAAKGYIDEIIPMEDTRRRLIATFKMLEGKEEQRPYRKHGNEPL from the coding sequence ATGTCCCACAGCCTAGAACTTCAAGAACTGATTGCCGAAATGGAGCAGCGCCGCGCCGTGGTAGAAGCAGGCGGCGGCGCAGCCAAGCAGCAAAAACAGCGCGACGCCGGGAAGCTGACGGCCCGTGAGCGCATAGACACCCTCCTAGACGAGGGGAGTTTTTTGGAGCTGTCCACCTTTACCGAACACGGCGGCGGCGCTTTGATGCGCGGTGTGGAAGCCCCCGGTGAAGGCGTGATTACCGGCAGCGGCAGCATTGGTGGGCGGCAGGTCTTTGTGTTTTCGCAGGACTTCACGGTGCTGGGCGGCTCTCTGGGCAAGCGCAATGCCCAAAAAGTCGCCAAGATCATGGACTTGGCCGCCAAAACAGGTTGCCCCATCATCGGCCTCAACGACTCGGCAGGTGCGCGGATTCAGGAAGGGGTGGACAGCCTCAGCGGCTACGGCGAAATCTTTTACCGCAACGCCACCTACTCCGGCGTGGTGCCGCAGATCAGCGCCATCTTGGGGCCGTGTGCGGGCGGGGCCGTCTACTCGCCTGCCCTCACCGACTTTATTTTGATGAGCCGGGGCAGCAGCTTTATGTTCATCACCGGCCCCGAAGTCATCAAAAGTGTGACCCGTGAGGAAGTCACCTTCGATCAGCTGGGCGGCGCGGACGTTCACAACCGCAAATCCGGCGTGGCCCACCTCGAATTCGACGGCGACGAAGCGGTGCTGGACGGCATTCGCCACTTGCTTCAATACTTGCCGCAAAATGCCCGCCAGAAGCCGCCGAGCCGCCCCACCAGCGACTCTTCTGCCCGCCAGACCACCGAGCTGCTCGACATCGTAACGCCCGACCAGCGCCGCCCCTACGCCATGCATGAAGTGATTCACAGCCTGGTGGACGGGGGTGAGTTCTTTGAAATTCAGCCGCTGTGGGCCAAGAATATTCTTTGCGGCTTCGCGCACCTCGGCGGCGAGGTGGTGGGCATTGTCGCCAACAATCCCAAGGTGATGGCCGGAACGCTCAATATCGACGCTTCCGATAAGGCTGCCCGCTTTATTCGCACCTGCGACTGCTACAACATTCCGATTCTGACTTTGGTGGACGTGACAGGCTTCCTCCCTGGCGTGGCGCAGGAGCACGCCGGAATCATCCGGCACGGCGCGAAGATGCTGTACGCCTACGCCGAAGCCAGCGTGCCCAAAATCACCCTGATTACCCGCAAGAGCTACGGCGGAGCGTACTTGGCCATGAACAGCCGCGACATGGGTGCGGACGTGGTCTACGCTTGGCCCACCGCCGCCGTCGCCGTGATGGGCGCGGAGGGCGCGGCCAATATCGTCTACCGCCGCGAAATTCAGGCGGCTGAGAACCCCGAAGCGGTGCGGGCCGAGAAAATCGCTGAATACAAAGAAGCCTTCGACAACCCTTATGTGGCCGCCGCCAAAGGCTACATCGACGAGATCATTCCGATGGAAGACACCCGCCGCCGCCTGATCGCCACCTTCAAGATGCTGGAAGGCAAGGAAGAGCAGCGGCCTTACCGGAAGCATGGGAACGAGCCTTTGTAA
- a CDS encoding NUDIX hydrolase translates to MSHLSRTLPIKRAAHVYLVNDHHLLLVAERMDDGSIFYGLPGGKAHLGESLAAAAVRQVRFETGLSVTDLQFVSLLEGEMLNGTRNECYATFGRFTANFTGELAPTDPEVVGTQWVPFDQVLSLVKFGPPPEVEERNPLIWIPTRDFLRGESRTYYPI, encoded by the coding sequence ATGAGTCATCTGTCACGCACGCTGCCGATCAAGCGTGCGGCCCACGTTTATCTGGTCAACGACCACCACCTGCTCTTGGTCGCCGAGCGCATGGACGACGGCAGCATCTTTTACGGCTTGCCGGGCGGCAAAGCCCACCTCGGCGAAAGTCTGGCCGCCGCCGCCGTGCGCCAAGTCCGCTTTGAAACCGGCCTGAGCGTCACCGATTTGCAGTTTGTCAGCTTGCTGGAAGGCGAGATGCTGAACGGCACCCGCAACGAGTGTTACGCCACCTTTGGCCGCTTCACGGCGAACTTTACCGGCGAACTCGCTCCGACTGACCCCGAAGTGGTCGGCACGCAGTGGGTTCCGTTCGATCAGGTGCTGAGCTTGGTCAAGTTTGGCCCGCCGCCGGAAGTCGAGGAGCGCAACCCGCTGATCTGGATTCCCACCCGCGACTTCCTCAGGGGCGAGTCGCGGACGTATTACCCGATTTAG